A genome region from Desulfurobacterium indicum includes the following:
- the folK gene encoding 2-amino-4-hydroxy-6-hydroxymethyldihydropteridine diphosphokinase: MAKVLLCIGTNLGNRKHNIERALNAIDKYAGRILKTTDIMETKPFGVTRQPNFLNIGVLIKTEHPPFLLLNILKRLEKKVGRYPTYRWGPRVIDIDILTYENLRIGTKKLKIPHPGIKERDFFKKALELTKEGAL, encoded by the coding sequence ATGGCTAAAGTTCTTCTGTGCATTGGAACAAATCTGGGAAACAGAAAACACAATATAGAAAGAGCTCTAAATGCAATAGATAAATATGCTGGAAGAATTCTTAAAACAACAGATATAATGGAAACAAAACCTTTTGGCGTAACAAGACAACCTAACTTCCTTAATATAGGTGTATTGATAAAAACAGAACATCCACCATTTTTACTTCTTAATATCCTTAAAAGGCTCGAGAAAAAAGTCGGAAGATATCCTACATATCGCTGGGGACCAAGGGTAATAGATATTGACATACTAACTTATGAAAACCTCAGAATAGGAACCAAAAAATTAAAAATTCCACATCCCGGAATTAAAGAGAGAGACTTTTTCAAGAAAGCACTGGAACTAACGAAAGAGGGGGCTTTGTAA
- the murI gene encoding glutamate racemase yields the protein MERRPIGIFDSGVGGLTVLKAIRDRFPDEDFIYFGDTARVPYGTKSERTIIRYSLENARLLRKFNVKLIVVACNTSSSYALDILEKEMDVPVLGVVKPGASAAVKATKTGNIGVIGTEATIKSGAYRREILTINPFLKIFEKPCPLFVPLIEEGWLEDEITYMVAERYLSEFKNKNIDTLVLGCTHYPLLKNVIGKVCNNIKLVDSAEETALETGKIINKVKCTGKGEVRILVSDMSNRFKKIAEMIMGDSFSIEEVSVDVC from the coding sequence ATGGAGAGAAGACCTATAGGTATTTTTGATTCTGGTGTCGGAGGTTTAACCGTTTTAAAGGCTATAAGGGACAGGTTTCCTGATGAAGATTTTATCTATTTTGGCGATACTGCGAGAGTCCCTTACGGCACTAAATCCGAGAGAACAATAATAAGGTATAGTTTAGAAAATGCACGATTGTTACGTAAGTTTAATGTTAAGCTTATAGTGGTTGCCTGTAATACGTCATCTTCTTATGCACTTGATATACTTGAAAAAGAGATGGATGTTCCGGTTCTAGGTGTGGTAAAACCGGGGGCTTCTGCAGCAGTTAAGGCAACTAAGACGGGTAATATAGGTGTTATAGGAACAGAAGCTACAATTAAAAGTGGTGCTTATAGGAGGGAAATTCTTACAATAAATCCATTCCTTAAGATCTTTGAAAAGCCTTGTCCTCTATTTGTTCCGTTGATTGAGGAAGGATGGCTTGAAGATGAAATTACCTATATGGTTGCTGAAAGATATCTTTCTGAATTTAAAAATAAAAATATTGATACGCTTGTTCTTGGTTGTACTCATTATCCTTTACTAAAAAATGTTATTGGAAAAGTGTGTAATAATATTAAATTAGTAGATTCGGCAGAGGAAACGGCACTTGAAACGGGAAAGATTATAAATAAAGTTAAATGTACAGGGAAAGGGGAAGTGAGGATTCTTGTTAGTGATATGAGTAATCGTTTTAAGAAGATTGCTGAAATGATAATGGGAGATTCTTTTTCCATTGAGGAGGTTTCTGTCGATGTTTGTTAG
- the rdgB gene encoding RdgB/HAM1 family non-canonical purine NTP pyrophosphatase — protein MKIVIASKNRHKIEEISKKLNMLGIKFLSLLDFDVLEAPETGNTFLENVYQKSSFYAEKLNMPVLSDDSGLVVEALGGLPGVHSSRFAGENATDEENLNKLVELLLHKGISESPAAFVCFMMITFPDKKGFWSEGTLKGKVITEPRGSGGFGYDPIFVPDGDTRTLAEYPMEEKNAISHRGKALEKIVKLLKEKLK, from the coding sequence GTGAAAATTGTAATAGCAAGTAAAAACAGACACAAAATAGAGGAAATAAGTAAGAAACTTAATATGCTGGGAATAAAGTTTTTGTCGCTTCTTGATTTTGATGTTCTGGAAGCACCTGAAACGGGGAATACGTTTCTTGAAAACGTTTATCAGAAGTCATCTTTCTATGCAGAGAAGCTGAATATGCCTGTTTTATCAGACGATTCAGGTCTTGTTGTTGAAGCGTTGGGGGGACTTCCCGGCGTTCACTCTTCTCGCTTTGCTGGTGAGAATGCCACAGACGAAGAGAATTTAAACAAACTTGTTGAACTTTTGCTCCATAAAGGTATTTCCGAATCTCCGGCTGCGTTTGTTTGTTTTATGATGATCACTTTTCCAGATAAAAAGGGTTTCTGGAGTGAAGGTACATTGAAAGGTAAGGTTATAACAGAGCCGAGAGGGAGTGGAGGTTTTGGTTATGATCCGATCTTTGTTCCGGATGGTGATACGAGAACTCTTGCAGAATATCCTATGGAAGAAAAGAATGCAATAAGTCATAGAGGAAAGGCACTTGAAAAAATTGTTAAGCTTTTGAAGGAGAAACTAAAATGA
- a CDS encoding HU family DNA-binding protein: MTKSELVSAIAEKAGLRKKDAEAALNAFLDVVTETLKKGDKVEIRGFGTFLMKERAARVARNPKTGKEVKVPPKVVPDFKPGKDLKEATEKILKKKK, from the coding sequence ATGACAAAGAGCGAGCTTGTAAGTGCAATTGCTGAAAAGGCAGGTCTCAGAAAAAAAGATGCTGAGGCAGCTCTTAACGCGTTTCTTGATGTGGTAACAGAAACCCTCAAGAAAGGGGACAAGGTTGAAATTAGAGGTTTTGGTACTTTCCTGATGAAGGAAAGAGCTGCAAGGGTTGCAAGGAATCCTAAGACAGGGAAAGAGGTTAAAGTTCCTCCAAAAGTTGTTCCTGACTTCAAGCCTGGAAAAGATCTTAAAGAGGCTACTGAAAAAATTCTTAAGAAGAAAAAGTAA
- a CDS encoding YggT family protein, protein MIMVRDIVHFLIQFLTWFIIIGAIFTWIPPANRPGFADWIISVTEDLLEPLRKIIPPIGGIDITPLIAIMILQMIDNFITRGF, encoded by the coding sequence ATGATAATGGTTAGAGATATTGTTCACTTTCTCATACAGTTTCTTACCTGGTTCATAATAATAGGAGCTATTTTTACATGGATACCACCTGCTAACAGACCGGGTTTTGCAGACTGGATAATTTCTGTTACTGAGGACCTTTTGGAGCCTCTTAGAAAAATTATTCCACCTATTGGCGGAATAGACATTACACCCTTAATTGCTATAATGATTTTGCAGATGATAGACAATTTCATAACAAGGGGTTTTTAA
- a CDS encoding DivIVA domain-containing protein has translation MDIKLKFKPKDIRTKQFSKKVFGYNPDEVDAFLIELANEFQNLLNKMEQIESQTPESKMKELVKDTKKKIAKIVEETKKEKRQLEEEKKRIEAEIEQLKIIQKKMANKLKLAIIEMTKILEEIKPDDKHKKGKELHPGGSESSTEREAERNSKGGKWKTEDKSNGTT, from the coding sequence ATGGATATTAAATTGAAATTTAAGCCAAAAGATATAAGGACAAAGCAGTTTTCTAAAAAAGTTTTTGGCTACAATCCCGATGAGGTTGATGCATTTTTGATAGAGTTGGCGAACGAGTTTCAAAATTTACTTAATAAAATGGAGCAGATTGAAAGTCAGACGCCTGAAAGTAAAATGAAGGAGCTTGTTAAGGATACGAAGAAGAAGATAGCGAAGATTGTTGAAGAGACTAAAAAAGAGAAAAGACAGCTTGAAGAAGAAAAGAAACGTATTGAAGCAGAGATAGAACAGTTAAAAATTATTCAGAAAAAGATGGCAAATAAATTAAAACTTGCAATAATAGAGATGACAAAGATTCTGGAGGAGATTAAACCGGATGATAAACATAAAAAAGGGAAAGAATTACATCCAGGTGGAAGTGAAAGTTCAACCGAAAGGGAGGCAGAACGCAATAGTAAGGGTGGAAAATGGAAAACTGAAGATAAAAGTAACGGCACCACCTGA
- a CDS encoding DUF167 domain-containing protein has translation MENGKLKIKVTAPPEGGKANDAVRKLFSKTLKVPISSVEIVKGETSRDKIVAIFAENIDKVEEKLLQLVADLQS, from the coding sequence GTGGAAAATGGAAAACTGAAGATAAAAGTAACGGCACCACCTGAAGGAGGTAAGGCAAACGACGCTGTTAGAAAGCTTTTTTCTAAAACTTTAAAAGTGCCGATTTCCTCTGTTGAAATAGTAAAAGGAGAGACATCAAGAGATAAAATTGTGGCAATTTTTGCTGAAAATATCGATAAAGTTGAGGAAAAACTGCTTCAATTGGTGGCAGATTTGCAAAGTTAG
- a CDS encoding CinA family protein has translation MGVEFKLKEILTEKKLKLATAESCTGGLVAARIVNVPGSSEYFMGGVVSYDNSIKMKVLNVSTETLLKYGAVSEETAREMVEGIKKLMGTECAISTTGIAGPTGGTPEKPVGLVYIGVSVKEKTEVYKFIFKDSHPDPVKRRNKIRKKAAKKALKLFLSMLNEEIDG, from the coding sequence ATGGGTGTTGAATTTAAATTAAAGGAAATACTAACTGAAAAGAAACTTAAACTGGCAACGGCCGAAAGTTGCACTGGAGGACTTGTAGCAGCAAGAATAGTAAATGTTCCTGGAAGTTCCGAATACTTTATGGGAGGTGTCGTATCCTACGATAACAGTATAAAAATGAAAGTTTTAAATGTATCGACAGAGACACTGCTCAAATATGGTGCTGTAAGCGAAGAAACGGCAAGGGAAATGGTTGAAGGAATCAAAAAACTTATGGGAACAGAATGTGCTATCTCAACAACTGGTATAGCAGGTCCTACGGGAGGAACTCCAGAAAAACCGGTTGGACTGGTTTATATAGGTGTATCGGTAAAAGAAAAAACAGAAGTTTATAAGTTCATATTTAAGGATAGCCACCCGGATCCCGTAAAAAGAAGAAACAAAATAAGAAAGAAAGCGGCAAAAAAAGCTCTAAAACTCTTTCTATCAATGTTAAACGAGGAAATAGATGGCTAA
- the rph gene encoding ribonuclease PH, with the protein MFVRPDGRDYDEIRPVKITLDYVRYPEGSCLIEVGDTKVICSASVEEKVPSFLKESGKGWITAEYSMLPRATATRNIREAARGKLSGRTQEIQRLIGRALRSAVDLEKLGDRTIWIDCDVIQADGGTRTASITGAFVALYLALKRLELVDAVSSFVAATSVGIVESVPCLDLNYQEDSAAEVDMNVVMNEKGEFIEIQGTGEERPFSKNELNRLLELAEKGITELIKIQKEVLGV; encoded by the coding sequence ATGTTTGTTAGACCTGATGGAAGAGATTATGATGAAATTAGACCTGTAAAAATAACGCTTGATTATGTTAGATATCCTGAAGGTTCATGTTTAATAGAAGTTGGAGATACAAAGGTTATATGCTCTGCTTCCGTCGAGGAAAAGGTTCCTTCTTTTTTGAAAGAATCGGGGAAAGGTTGGATAACTGCTGAATATTCTATGCTTCCAAGAGCTACTGCAACAAGAAACATAAGAGAAGCTGCCAGAGGTAAGCTTTCAGGAAGAACACAGGAAATTCAGAGATTGATAGGAAGGGCGTTAAGAAGTGCTGTTGATCTTGAAAAACTGGGTGATAGAACAATCTGGATAGATTGTGATGTTATTCAGGCTGATGGAGGAACGAGAACTGCGTCTATTACAGGTGCTTTTGTTGCTCTTTATCTTGCTTTAAAAAGATTGGAGCTTGTTGATGCAGTTTCTTCTTTTGTTGCGGCAACCAGCGTTGGTATTGTTGAGTCTGTTCCTTGTCTTGATCTTAATTATCAGGAAGATTCGGCAGCTGAGGTTGATATGAATGTAGTTATGAATGAGAAAGGGGAATTTATAGAGATTCAGGGAACTGGAGAGGAGAGGCCGTTTAGTAAAAATGAACTTAACAGACTTTTAGAACTTGCAGAAAAAGGTATAACCGAGCTTATAAAAATACAGAAAGAGGTTTTGGGAGTTTAG
- a CDS encoding RelA/SpoT family protein gives MRSCKEIIEKVKTYRDNFDSKLIEKAYEYAKEKHEGQFRKSGEPYFSHPAEVAYILAEMKMDVHTIAAGLLHDVVEDTNTTIEDIEKEFGKEVAFIVAGVTKLEQYKFSSKEERNAESFRKLLISLSEDIRVLIVKLADRLHNMRTLGSRSPNGQKRTAKETLTIYAPLANRLGLYRIKNELEDLSLKYLEPEIYKELQEKVKEKKRVISTYLSEIIETVKKKLEENSIEGKIQWRFKHIYGIYNKMVKKGIPFEEVYDVAGIRIITDTVPNCYVIAGLIHSLWMPVPGRIKDYIAVPKPNMYQSLHTTVVGPRGQFIEFQIRTHEMHQIAEMGIAAHWKYKEGGGKLSESERERFLWLRNLLEWVKEEKDTKEFMENVKSDLYEEDIYVFTPKGDLKTLPKGATPIDFAYAIHTSVGHRCISAKVNGKLVPLNHVLRSGDKVEIITGNVENPKRDWLAFVKTSKARTAIKSFIKKQENEKAKKLGESIVEKILRRTAGKGISYLYENDFSEQLKSLGYTSVEFALIDVGFGKLDGEKLVRRLLGIQEEQEKKKKKGKKNEGADIVIDGIENMLVTLAKCCHPLPGDDVVGIVSKGKGIVVHTRNCVVAQQVLESAPGKVLSIEFKPSDKLYPAKIRVFIEDRPGMLAAVSAKIAETKTNIVSAYTRTVGGKAILDFTLQVKDVSQLQKVINAIKSTKGVINIKRIRREKIKIK, from the coding sequence TTGAGAAGTTGTAAAGAAATTATAGAAAAAGTTAAAACTTATAGGGATAACTTCGATAGTAAACTTATAGAAAAAGCGTATGAATATGCAAAAGAAAAGCACGAAGGACAATTTAGAAAATCAGGAGAACCTTATTTTTCACATCCGGCTGAAGTAGCCTATATACTTGCAGAAATGAAAATGGACGTTCATACAATAGCTGCCGGACTGCTTCATGATGTTGTGGAAGATACCAATACAACAATAGAAGACATCGAAAAAGAGTTTGGAAAAGAAGTCGCATTTATTGTCGCCGGTGTTACAAAGCTCGAACAGTATAAGTTTTCAAGCAAAGAAGAGAGAAACGCAGAAAGCTTTAGGAAGCTATTAATTTCACTTTCAGAAGACATCCGGGTTTTGATAGTAAAACTGGCAGACCGATTACATAATATGAGAACACTCGGAAGCAGAAGTCCAAATGGCCAGAAAAGAACTGCAAAAGAAACACTGACAATATATGCACCCCTTGCAAACAGACTTGGTCTTTACAGAATAAAAAACGAACTTGAAGATCTATCTCTAAAATACCTTGAACCGGAAATTTACAAAGAACTCCAGGAAAAAGTAAAGGAAAAAAAGAGAGTCATAAGCACCTATCTTTCCGAAATCATAGAAACAGTTAAGAAAAAACTGGAAGAAAACAGCATAGAAGGCAAAATACAGTGGCGATTTAAGCACATATACGGCATTTACAACAAAATGGTAAAAAAGGGTATTCCCTTCGAAGAAGTTTATGACGTTGCAGGTATAAGAATAATAACAGATACCGTACCGAACTGTTACGTTATAGCAGGGCTGATTCACAGTTTATGGATGCCCGTTCCCGGAAGGATAAAAGACTACATAGCTGTTCCAAAACCAAACATGTATCAATCACTACATACAACTGTTGTGGGACCGAGAGGACAGTTTATCGAATTTCAAATAAGAACCCATGAAATGCACCAGATCGCAGAAATGGGAATTGCCGCTCACTGGAAATACAAAGAGGGCGGTGGAAAATTATCAGAATCAGAAAGAGAAAGATTTTTATGGCTCAGAAACTTACTCGAATGGGTAAAGGAAGAAAAAGATACAAAAGAATTTATGGAAAACGTTAAAAGCGACCTATACGAAGAAGATATTTATGTATTTACGCCGAAAGGAGATCTTAAAACACTTCCAAAAGGAGCAACGCCAATCGACTTTGCATACGCAATTCACACAAGTGTTGGACACAGATGTATAAGTGCAAAGGTAAACGGTAAGCTTGTTCCTCTCAACCATGTTTTAAGAAGCGGAGATAAAGTAGAAATAATAACGGGAAACGTTGAAAATCCAAAAAGAGACTGGCTTGCCTTTGTAAAAACATCAAAAGCAAGAACAGCCATAAAATCATTTATAAAAAAACAAGAAAACGAAAAAGCAAAGAAACTTGGTGAAAGCATCGTAGAAAAAATTTTAAGAAGAACAGCCGGGAAAGGTATAAGCTATCTATATGAAAATGACTTTTCAGAACAACTTAAATCTTTAGGATACACATCAGTAGAATTTGCCCTCATAGACGTAGGATTTGGCAAATTAGACGGAGAAAAATTAGTAAGAAGACTTTTAGGTATTCAGGAAGAACAGGAAAAAAAGAAGAAAAAAGGGAAAAAAAACGAAGGTGCCGACATTGTCATTGACGGAATAGAAAACATGCTCGTAACGCTGGCAAAATGTTGCCATCCTCTACCGGGAGACGATGTCGTCGGCATTGTTTCAAAGGGAAAAGGAATAGTCGTTCACACAAGAAACTGTGTTGTAGCCCAGCAGGTTCTTGAAAGTGCACCGGGAAAAGTCCTTTCAATAGAATTTAAACCGTCAGACAAACTCTACCCTGCAAAAATAAGAGTATTTATAGAAGACAGACCCGGTATGCTGGCAGCCGTATCGGCAAAAATAGCAGAAACGAAAACAAACATTGTAAGTGCATACACGAGAACAGTAGGAGGAAAAGCAATCCTTGATTTTACACTACAGGTAAAAGATGTTTCTCAACTTCAAAAAGTAATAAACGCAATAAAATCGACAAAGGGCGTAATAAACATTAAAAGAATAAGAAGAGAAAAAATAAAGATCAAGTAA